The following are from one region of the Pleurodeles waltl isolate 20211129_DDA chromosome 4_1, aPleWal1.hap1.20221129, whole genome shotgun sequence genome:
- the LOC138287374 gene encoding zinc finger protein 16-like, which yields MMAYKQKEQTDVCKDIPSPETITPNEKPYTCTVCKKNYTFSSQLKNHQKTHTGEKTYECNECGKAVSGPSALIHHQRIHTGEKPYTCGECGKSFIQSSSLILHQRIHTEEKPYKCNKCGKGFNQSIHLLIHQRIHTGEKPYLCSECGNSFSDSSKLRRHELTHTGEKPYMCTECGKTFTRSSNLATHQQMHTGEDPFCCNECGKSFTESSKLRRHQLTHTGEKPYVCSECGRSFTHLSSLTFHQKTHRGEKIYKCTECDKSFYRSSHLRTHQRTHTGEKPYVCPECGKSFSDSSACKRHQQIHTGGKSYLCSECGKSFNYASPLTCHQHIHAGGKPYKCTECGKSFYRPSHLKTHQCVHRGQKTYIY from the coding sequence ATGATGGCCTATAAGCAAAAAGAACAAACAGATGTATGCAAAGACATCCCCAGCCCAGAAACAATAACTCCAAATGAAAAACCCTACACATGTACTGTTTGTAAGAAGAACTACACCTTCTCGTCACAACTAAAGAACCACCAAAAAACTCACACAGGAGAAAAAACGTATGAGTGCAATGAATGTGGAAAAGCTGTCAGTGGCCCATCAGCCCTAATACACcatcagcgaatacacacaggTGAAAAACCGTACACATGtggtgaatgtggaaagagcttcaTTCAGTCCTCAAGCCTAATATTGCATCAGCGAATACATACTGAAGAAAAACCATACAAGTGCAACAAATGTGGCAAGGGGTTTAATCAGTCAATACATCTATTGATCCACCAGCGAATACACACAGGTGAAAAACCATATTTGTGCAGTGAATGTGGGAATAGTTTCTCTGATTCTTCAAAACTAAGGAGACATGAactaacacacacaggggaaaaaccatacatgTGCACTGAATGTGGGAAGACTTTCACTCGATCatcgaatctagcaactcatcagcAAATGCACACAGGCGAAGATCCCTTTTGTTGCAATGAATGTGGTAAGAGCTTCACTGAATCATCAAAGCTACGGAGACATCAactaacacacacaggagaaaaaccatatgTGTGCAGTGAATGTGGCAGGAGCTTTACTCACTTATCATCCTTAACATTCCATCAGAAAACACACAGGGgtgaaaaaatatacaaatgcactgAATGTGATAAAAGCTTCTACCGATCATCACATCTAAGGACCCACCAGCGAACTCATACAGGAGAAAAACCATATGTATGCCCTGAATGTGGGAAGAGTTTCAGTGACTCATCAGCCTGTAAGCGACATCAGCAAATACATACAGGAGGAAAATCATACCTATGCtctgaatgtggaaagagctttaatTATGCATCACCCTTAACATGCCATCAGCACATACATGCAGGAGGAAAACCATACAAGTGCACTGAATGCGGAAAGAGCTTTTACCGACCATCACATCTAAAGACCCATCAGTGTGTCCACAGAGgacaaaaaacatacatttattgA